Below is a genomic region from Triticum dicoccoides isolate Atlit2015 ecotype Zavitan chromosome 5A, WEW_v2.0, whole genome shotgun sequence.
cacgttaatttagaAGTATATTAAATGTATGCGGATATTAAgtcggatattatttgcgtgttattatgtgattagcactatatttggcatgaaattaactgcacactaaacgtgttgagcgctcgacattgaagcagtctaggtcgttggattgacatgatttaatGACCGAGATTATTTGGATTTGCCTTTTTGGGTCttcttatattggtatagatagatatagatatagatatagatgatcCTACTGTTTCATAAGGGCAACTCCACCAAATGGCCTACACAATATCTGGATTGAACAGTTTGAATATATTTTTGTCATACAGCACCGGTCATTAAAAATGCCCGGACCGGTGTGGCCGTCCAAAATTCCACAAACCGAAACCAAACGTAGGGATCTTTGTAGCTGCCTGGTCCTCTGCTGCATATGCCTTCAACAACATGGGCCCATGTCAAAAACCCATCTCCCACCTCTCGCGACACGTCCGCTTACAAGCCGCATCACATTCATGCCGGTTTAGAATGAACTTGACTGAACAAGACAATGGGACAACTTTCTACCGTACTGAAGCCGGCTGGCATTCACACCGGTGAGGCAAATGAGAAGCCAACTCCGGGCTCCCGCATTCAAGTCGCCGCTCCGCCTCTCCCGCCATGTCCGCTTGCTCTCCCCGCCGCATTCATGCCTTTTCAGAGAGAACATTATCGTGCGGGACGACGGGATGGCTTCCTACCGCATTCAAGACGGTTGACCGACCGATGCGGCAAACGAGAAGCCAACTTCGAGCACCCGCATTCAAGCCACGGCCCCGACTGCCCGGGCACCCGCTATTTAAAGCAAGCCCGCGATGCCACAAAACCCTACCCCTCCGAGCCTCATCTCCCTTCATTCGAGACGTCGGCACACCACCCCTTCCTCCTTCATCCACCATTGTCGCAATGGTCGGGACCCATCCTGGGTGGTGAAAGAAATTGTCGTCATGACGCCGCCATGAAATTGTGGTCGAGGTGCACGCGTGGGAATCCCCACGCACGACCTGCATTTCGGAGGGACAGCCTCAGACCTCTCATAAGCCGAGCTCCGATGAGGAGGACGAGACGACGAAGGAAGCAGAGAAGGAGGAGCAGGCGCCCACATCGGTGCATGAGCCACCGGTTGACAGGTTCACCCTGCTGCAAGCGAAATAACACTACAACCGGGTGATGGAGAATGTGGAGCAAGATAAACATGCATTGTCGGCGTCCATGTTGCGGCTACTGCATGAGGAGCAGTGATACAACCTGCAACTCCTCAGGGGAGCAGGCGTCCGGCCAGGCCGTCGGACCATGGTCACGATGGATCCGAGCATCATGGACAAGCAACGGACGGTGTTCAATACTGTGTGCAGCGCCTGCACCATCCGACGTGAGAGGTGGTTGTTCCGCGTGAACAAGACGGAGCGAAACCGCCTCTTCGAGGCGTAGGACGTGGAGGCCAACGACGCACCGGACCAGTGTCTGCTTTTTATTTGGTGACTCTGGTTGGATGTCCTCCGCCTCTATCCTGTCCACGGGAAGTCTGGGCGTGACAATGAACATTTAGTGATATCTGTTTTGATGATCAGCGTTGTAATTGCCCTAAGTTCTCGAAAATTCATATGGGCACGCAGGTGCGGGAGCAAACGAACATTTAGTGATATCTGTTTTGATGATCGGCGTTGCAGTTGCCCCAAGTTCTCAAAAATTCATATGGGCACGCAGGTGTGGGAGCACACAGTAGTTGGATCTCATACAAGGACACAGTAAGTTTCAAGTTTTAATCTTTCGTAAGTTTCAAGTTTTAATCTTTGTTTGAAGTTTTAATCTTTTGTAAGTTTCGAGTTTTAATCTTTGAAACTTGCGATTTTCTCAGTCGCTTGCTCATCCAGTTTCAGAATTGAAACTTTAAGCGTTTATTTTACTGAAGTTGTGATTTTGTGGGCCATCATAACGTCGTTGTCGTCGCGGTCAAAAACTAATTAGATTTACCAAGCCAGTTGCCGAAATGTGTTTGCTCAAAAAATGGCCAGGTTAGACAAACACTAAAACAGGCAAGAGACAATTTAAAAGGCTAGTTTAATATATTACGTTTGCAGTGCAGCACGACAGTGCAACGATGCAAAAGTTCCCCTCATCAGCAAGCTTTACAGTTCAAAGTAATGTAGGTGCCGCTGAATTGCTGCCGGAGAGTCCAGAAGAACACTGAAACTAAGAGGACAGCTAAAATACGATGGGCAAAAGGGCTGCTTGCGTTAATCTATTTTAAGGTTCCAGGTAGTTAGGTAGTACTAAACGATCACATAACACACCGATCATGACAATGTTCTGCCATACGATCAGCTGCGGTTTCGTTCTTCGACAAAATCAGACTCTCCAGTCTTCAGTTCTTCACCATAGGTTTGCTACTTCTACTGCCCCTGTTTCCAAAATGGAGTCGATACGACAGACCTAGTCAGAAAACAGGATAAGATGTCAGCTAAGGCAATTATGACTGTACTGTTATAGAGGTTACATCAGATGTATTGGTTTAATTTTAATAATTTTTCATGCAACATCAGCTAGGTTTATGTTTTTCCTTCAGATCTCAAAATGTATAAGGTCCAGAATTTCTAGGATCTCACATTAAAGCGATTCAAAGAACAGTAAATCACCTCCATGTTCTTCCACCAACCTGCCTTGCGCCTGCAAAGTCAGTTCCTGCATACATCCAGACAAGTCTTCAAAATATATTTAATGGGCACTATATATAATCTAATTTTATCAAATCAAATTTTATGTTTTATGAGCGTGGGCTCATTCATATTAACTTATTCAAGTGTTTGTATCAAAAGATCTCAAACATTCATGGTACTGCACGAAGTAATTTAGGTGCATGTACAAATATTCATTGAAGAATGTGATTATGTGTACTGTAAAAGGAAACAGGAGGTACCAAATTACGTAGCAAAGACATGTTCTTATCTTCATCTTTTGTACAGAGCACATATGGTTCTTTTTTTTTCACAATTTGTTACATGTACCTAAATTAAACATTTTTATAACATTGTGATTTTCAGCAAAATTTCTGGAAGCACAAAAGTCTACAAACTCATGGAGGGGTAAATGTGGACATAGGTTCATATAAGATTTTCACTTAATACAAATCGGCTACTATAAATCATGTGAGATCTATTTAGTATGTATTAGAAGGCCAAAAATGTTTGGCTTTCTCAGCTCCTAAGAGATACTCCTACTAGtttgcattgccatttctcacaaGCATCAAAAACTATGAATACCATTATGGCGTTCCAATCAGTACTGATGTTTCTGTTTTAAATTATACACAAAAAAGATTCTAGCCAAATATCAAAGGACAATCTTTAAGAAGCAGAAGATTCTTACTTGAAAACACATGTTAAGCTCGTACTGTCATACCTGCGAGTTCTCAGACGCCTCACTTGGCTGCACATGTACTCAACACTTTCACTGCGAGTGGCTGTCCTGTCCGCCTTTTGATGCCAAATCACGGGTATGATGGTTCTGTCCGTCAGCCTGCCACATTTTTCGATTTCCACCAAACAATTCGCCACAGCCTTGTACACGTCTTCACCCCATTCAGCACGTAGCTTTAGCAGATCGGCATCATGGACATCAATCTCCTAATCACACAAATAATAGTAAAATCTCATAAATTATCATCTCCACCAAATGATAAGGAACGCAGGCTATGGTCTGTAAAAGAACTTTGAGGTTCAGACAAGACGGTGCAGTAGTACCTTAGAGATACCTTCCTCAGGGTTACCTTTCTCCATGACAGTTTTGGAGGGATTCCACTCTGGGTTCAGCAGCTGCTTCTGCCAAAAGTTGTAAAACTCAGAAGCTTTCTTCGAAGCTTCTTCTGGAGGCAGCTTCTTAAGGCATGCCTGTTGGAACGGCTTGTAGCTCAATTCGCCTATATTCTTTATTGCAATATTCCGTGTTGAAGTAGCACTAATATCCATGAATCCCTGGAGCACAAGAAATTTTCAATATTCCACCTCGTGTCCATTTTTCAACAGAACAGTTAAAATGGTGTGACCAAACAAGCCATGGTTGGCCATAGAGCTACGAGCAAACATTCCACACTTTCCAAAGAATGGCTGAGTAACTTCAACAAGGATTTTCAAATTTTTTTTAAGTAGGTATCACCTGAAACGTCTTatattattttctttcttttactaGGTCTTTATTCATTTATTAAGCTCTCTGGGTTAACTCTGCTTATCGTCTTGTACACTTCACTGCTTCTAGTTATTATTAATAAAAACTGCAGTGGGGCTTTTCCCCACTGTTTGCCATATAAAAAAAGTTCAAAAAGTAATGATCAGAATGCATGCAGAATCTAATGTCAGCAGAGGGTGACCGAACCTTGATCAGCTTAGAGTGGATATCAGAAAGTTCCTTTTTAGCATTCTCAAGCTCAGTGCTTAAACCTTGATCATCTTGATCAGGATTGTCCATAACACCATGCTCATCAGCAACTTCACCGTTGCCATCAGATTCTCGTGTCCGTTTATTCTGTGCATAAAGATTCATCAGGGCATTACATGGCGCTGACAAACACACGTACACAATAAAGTGGATAATTTTGTACTTTGTTAAATTACCAAGATCAATGACTCCAAATAAGAATAAGACAATGATCACTATACTAGTTTACCAGTCAATGACCCAATGAAATGTAACTACTCGACAGAACTACTGCAAATAAAGATCCACATAGATCAACTGCAGCTAATAAACTGAAGATCTGATAAAAAAATCCATAAACAAAAGAACGATCAAGATGCTATACTGTAATCTGCAATCTGAACAGAGGTAGTGTCCCTCTAATTCATTCAACACAGCAAGGATTAGCAATCAAAATGCAATTTCCAATTGCTCCAAGGAAAAATACTCACTCTTCCAGACTGGCTACTCTGAAGACCACTTCCCTGCAGTGCTAGTAGTACATGGCTTGACTCCCTTGCTTCCAGCTCTTCCTTTAGAGATTCAATCTCTGCTGCCTGTTCTTCATTCCTTGTTTTCAGTTCAGCAATCAGTTTGTCCTTTTCAGTGATCAGTTTGTCCTTTTCAGTGACAGCTGTTCACAGTACCAAAAAGAATAGAACAAAGCTCAGTTTAGTTTTTTAGGATTATCTTTTCGTTTGGCTGACAATAAAAGTTCAAGTGTGAAGTGTCGGTATTATTTTTGTATAGCTTAAGGTAGTAAACTACTCGCCCTGTCGTAATTAGATGACATCCTAGAATGTGTACAGTCAAAACATTTCTAACTGTGACTCACCATGTGAAAACTTATTTAGTATCGTTATTTTGAAACTAATACTATTAGACCAGTAAGAGAAAATGCATTTATCATATCACAAATTTTCAAATTTCTATTAACAAATTCATGTGACAACCATAGAAAAATTGCATAGCAGAGACCATGTCCATGCACAAAACATATCTTTTAACAAACAGATGGGAGTACTGTGTTTCTGATGATCCTATTATGTCAAGGCAACAGAATTCATCTCTTGCGATACGATCTTCTTATGTAGAAATTACGAGCACTTCAAAGTTATCACCTAGACGGTTATTATTACATACTAAAGGATATGAAAATTCCTACTAAAACACAAGAGTTTTTACCATTCTGTTGTAGCTCAAGATTTGCTTTTTCCTCCATGACACAGTGAAGCGCATTGTTGATGCCGGCGTAGTCCGTATAGGCACTCTTGTGGAACTCCAGCCTGGAGTGAACATCAGAAGCCAACACATCAAGGCTTGCATGCAAACAACGTGCGCCTCCCGTCTCAGCCATATAGCCTGCAACTGGACCTATAAAATATCAGAATATAGATCCATTTGGGTTTAATTTATCAACCAATTATTGTGGAAACCAGTAACCGATATATCCGTGGTCAGGGGTT
It encodes:
- the LOC119299789 gene encoding factor of DNA methylation 1-like yields the protein MAETGGARCLHASLDVLASDVHSRLEFHKSAYTDYAGINNALHCVMEEKANLELQQNAVTEKDKLITEKDKLIAELKTRNEEQAAEIESLKEELEARESSHVLLALQGSGLQSSQSGRNKRTRESDGNGEVADEHGVMDNPDQDDQGLSTELENAKKELSDIHSKLIKGFMDISATSTRNIAIKNIGELSYKPFQQACLKKLPPEEASKKASEFYNFWQKQLLNPEWNPSKTVMEKGNPEEGISKEIDVHDADLLKLRAEWGEDVYKAVANCLVEIEKCGRLTDRTIIPVIWHQKADRTATRSESVEYMCSQVRRLRTRRN